In Maridesulfovibrio sp., a single genomic region encodes these proteins:
- a CDS encoding ABC-F family ATP-binding cassette domain-containing protein, whose protein sequence is MPRVTISSLEKSYNGEDLFTDLSFEVSAGMRLAVTGPNGCGKSTLLKLIAGLIEPDAGVLSISKGARIGYVAQELTGEILEHSLLSWVLSALPSWNRLWEEWEEAGRSEDHAHMTRLSEKQAELEHQFGYNPEHKARTILTGLGFSEHDMLSRIKELSGGWRERAKLGRVLLQGADLLLLDEPTNHLDLEAVEWLENYLLSFRGAVVYVAHDRIFLDRVGTHVLFLGSGKPAMRRGSFTEFLEWREENAMQRTREAAKLSARIENENSYIRRFRVKARKAAQAQSKIKKVEKLEKELSRLQEDAELNRSGKTLSFRLPPTKRGDKAAISVVDLEFSYDGRPPSIWPLLNFQLFRSKKIALAAPNGAGKSTLLKVIMGMLKPNSGYAKIGTNTSVAYFSQHQSEILRDDSTALSEIRRLSDPDTTEEQLKSVLGLFLLGEPYFERKVAALSGGEKNRLILATLFLSRANLLILDEPTNHLDLESREGLIQALKDYDGTLFFVAHDRYLLGEVAEEIWAITDSGIDTFFSFAEYDNYRKGKADGVTAPAETAEEDKSAKRKLSKEDKRRQAEIRNALYKELKPKAAEYEKLERDLEKVLEEQAEMEERLNDPELYADGAAAVELNSRYTETCAWAEQLMEKMAVLEEEISELEERKKQLLEEG, encoded by the coding sequence ACCGGACCAAACGGCTGCGGAAAATCGACACTGCTCAAGCTCATTGCCGGGCTCATCGAACCGGATGCAGGGGTGCTTTCCATCTCCAAGGGTGCACGCATAGGCTATGTGGCTCAGGAACTCACCGGGGAAATACTGGAACATTCGCTCCTGAGCTGGGTGCTTTCGGCCCTGCCCTCCTGGAACAGACTCTGGGAAGAGTGGGAAGAGGCCGGACGCAGCGAAGACCATGCCCACATGACCAGACTTTCCGAAAAACAGGCCGAACTTGAACACCAGTTCGGCTACAATCCGGAACACAAGGCACGCACAATCCTCACCGGTCTCGGTTTTTCCGAACATGACATGCTCAGCAGGATCAAAGAACTTTCCGGCGGCTGGCGCGAGCGTGCCAAGCTAGGCCGGGTTCTTCTGCAGGGGGCGGACCTGCTGCTTCTGGACGAACCGACCAACCACCTTGACCTTGAAGCCGTAGAGTGGCTGGAAAACTACCTGCTTTCCTTCCGTGGAGCAGTCGTCTACGTGGCCCACGACAGGATTTTTCTGGACCGCGTGGGCACGCACGTCCTTTTTCTGGGATCCGGCAAACCCGCCATGCGGCGCGGGTCGTTCACCGAATTTCTGGAATGGAGAGAAGAAAATGCCATGCAGCGCACCCGCGAAGCAGCCAAACTCTCCGCGCGCATAGAAAACGAAAATTCATACATCCGCAGATTCCGGGTCAAAGCCCGCAAGGCTGCGCAGGCCCAGTCCAAGATCAAAAAGGTGGAAAAACTGGAAAAGGAACTTTCCAGGCTTCAGGAAGATGCGGAACTCAACCGCTCCGGCAAGACCTTGAGCTTCAGACTGCCACCCACCAAACGCGGGGACAAGGCCGCCATCAGCGTGGTTGATCTTGAATTCTCTTACGACGGCAGACCTCCTTCGATATGGCCCCTGCTCAATTTCCAGCTTTTCCGCAGCAAAAAGATTGCGCTGGCCGCACCCAACGGCGCAGGTAAATCAACCCTGCTCAAGGTGATCATGGGTATGCTGAAGCCCAATTCCGGCTATGCTAAAATTGGTACGAATACGTCTGTGGCCTATTTCAGCCAGCACCAGAGCGAAATCCTGCGTGACGATTCCACGGCATTATCGGAAATACGCCGCCTTAGCGACCCGGATACCACCGAGGAGCAGCTCAAAAGCGTGCTCGGCCTGTTCCTGCTCGGGGAACCGTATTTCGAGCGCAAGGTCGCGGCCCTGTCCGGCGGAGAAAAGAACCGTCTTATTCTGGCGACTCTCTTTCTCTCGCGGGCGAATCTGCTCATTCTGGACGAACCGACCAACCATCTGGACCTTGAAAGCCGTGAAGGACTTATACAGGCCCTAAAGGATTACGATGGAACACTTTTCTTCGTAGCCCATGACCGCTACCTGCTGGGAGAAGTTGCCGAGGAAATCTGGGCTATAACTGATTCCGGAATCGATACGTTTTTTTCTTTCGCGGAATACGATAATTATCGTAAAGGAAAAGCTGATGGCGTAACCGCTCCGGCTGAAACCGCAGAAGAAGACAAGTCCGCCAAGCGTAAACTTTCCAAGGAAGATAAACGCCGCCAGGCCGAGATACGCAATGCCCTTTACAAGGAACTCAAACCCAAGGCAGCTGAATACGAAAAACTTGAAAGGGATTTGGAAAAGGTTCTGGAAGAGCAGGCCGAGATGGAAGAAAGGCTTAACGATCCGGAACTCTACGCGGACGGTGCAGCCGCAGTGGAACTGAATTCCCGCTACACCGAAACCTGCGCCTGGGCCGAGCAGCTGATGGAAAAGATGGCTGTCCTTGAAGAAGAGATCAGCGAACTTGAAGAACGCAAAAAGCAGTTGCTGGAAGAAGGCTGA
- a CDS encoding NUDIX domain-containing protein, whose protein sequence is MAESSPVEVVAAIIWQDGLFLSAERPEGKDYAGWWEFPGGKVEPGESLQDALARELQEELDITPTQYAFWMDRVVEYPEYTVHLNFFDVFEFSGNISAMEKQKFDWFDLRRVRDVRFLPVNYEILEMLKKRELKSSLQN, encoded by the coding sequence GTGGCAGAATCATCCCCGGTCGAGGTAGTGGCTGCAATAATCTGGCAAGACGGCCTGTTCCTTTCCGCGGAACGTCCCGAGGGAAAGGACTACGCCGGATGGTGGGAATTCCCCGGCGGAAAGGTTGAACCCGGCGAATCCCTGCAGGATGCGCTGGCTCGTGAACTGCAGGAGGAGCTTGATATAACTCCAACGCAGTACGCCTTCTGGATGGATAGGGTCGTGGAATATCCGGAATATACGGTTCATCTTAATTTTTTCGATGTCTTCGAGTTTTCCGGAAATATCAGCGCCATGGAAAAACAGAAGTTCGACTGGTTTGATCTGCGCAGGGTAAGGGATGTGCGGTTTCTGCCCGTAAACTACGAAATCCTTGAAATGCTGAAAAAAAGAGAACTTAAATCCTCTTTACAAAATTAA
- a CDS encoding methylenetetrahydrofolate reductase, with protein sequence MKIVDLIKKNKPFLSLEFFPPKNRDSWPDFFEVVEKLKVLNPLFASVTYGAGGGTQENSLEIVKRMKQDAGIEPLAHLTCVGASPENISNFVSALKDAGVDNILALRGDPPAGDEDFDFNTQIFKHGSDLVTYVKENHPGTGIAVAGYPEAHLESPSIKEDFKWMKNKIDEGGELIITQLFFDNRVYFDFCERLSEMGVNVPVVPGILPIMSLKSAKFILSLCGAAIPGKFLSALEKAHAEGGDDAVYRLGIDFATRQAQELLDGGAPGVHLYTLNRAKACLEIGKALKF encoded by the coding sequence ATGAAAATAGTAGACCTGATCAAGAAAAACAAACCGTTTCTGTCACTGGAATTTTTTCCGCCGAAGAACCGTGATTCATGGCCTGATTTTTTCGAGGTTGTTGAAAAGCTGAAGGTTCTGAATCCCCTTTTCGCTTCCGTCACTTACGGAGCAGGCGGAGGAACACAGGAAAATTCGCTTGAAATTGTGAAAAGAATGAAGCAGGATGCCGGGATAGAACCTCTCGCACACCTGACCTGCGTCGGTGCCAGCCCTGAAAACATCAGTAATTTCGTTTCCGCACTCAAAGATGCGGGTGTTGACAACATCCTTGCCCTGCGTGGCGATCCCCCTGCCGGAGATGAAGATTTTGACTTCAACACCCAGATTTTCAAGCACGGCTCCGATCTGGTTACCTACGTGAAAGAAAATCATCCCGGCACGGGAATAGCTGTAGCAGGCTACCCGGAAGCACATCTGGAATCTCCTTCCATAAAAGAGGATTTCAAGTGGATGAAAAACAAAATCGATGAAGGCGGCGAGCTCATAATCACCCAGCTCTTCTTCGATAACCGGGTTTACTTCGACTTTTGCGAGAGGCTTTCCGAAATGGGCGTCAATGTTCCGGTGGTTCCCGGAATCCTGCCCATCATGAGCCTCAAGTCCGCAAAATTCATTCTCTCCCTTTGCGGAGCGGCTATTCCGGGTAAGTTTCTTAGTGCACTGGAAAAAGCCCATGCGGAAGGAGGCGATGATGCGGTTTACAGGCTCGGAATAGATTTCGCCACCAGACAGGCCCAGGAACTGCTTGACGGTGGGGCTCCGGGGGTCCATCTATATACGCTCAACCGGGCAAAAGCATGCCTTGAAATAGGAAAAGCTCTCAAATTTTAA
- a CDS encoding aspartate-semialdehyde dehydrogenase, producing the protein MSSKNPRVAVVGATGAVGREMLKVLEQRDFPASEVVPFSSIRSAGTKVPFKGEELTVLELKEDSFEGFDLALFSAGGGTSEKFAPLAAKAGCVVVDNSSAWRMDPKIPLVVPEVNPEDLDWHPGIIANPNCSTIQMVVALKPLHDKAKIKRIVVSTYQAVSGTGQKAINELETQVSRLFNGKDIVANVYPHQIAFNCLPQIDVFLDNGYTKEEMKMVNETKKIMGDDSIKVTATTVRVPVFYSHSESVNIETEEKITVEECRNLLANFPGVTVVDYPEKNMYPMAVDCAGEDDVFVGRIREDDTIENGLNMWIVSDNIRKGAALNTVQIAETLIERNLVRVE; encoded by the coding sequence ATGAGTTCTAAAAATCCCAGAGTCGCTGTGGTCGGAGCAACCGGCGCGGTTGGCCGCGAAATGCTCAAAGTTCTGGAGCAGAGGGATTTTCCCGCATCCGAAGTAGTTCCTTTTTCTTCCATCCGTTCCGCCGGAACAAAAGTACCCTTCAAGGGTGAAGAGCTTACCGTACTCGAGCTTAAAGAAGATTCCTTCGAAGGCTTTGATCTGGCTCTTTTTTCCGCAGGCGGCGGAACCTCCGAAAAATTCGCTCCTCTGGCAGCGAAAGCGGGATGCGTGGTAGTAGACAACTCCAGTGCATGGAGAATGGATCCGAAAATCCCCCTTGTCGTACCCGAAGTAAACCCGGAGGACCTCGACTGGCATCCCGGCATCATTGCCAACCCCAACTGCTCCACTATACAGATGGTTGTCGCCCTCAAGCCCCTGCATGACAAGGCGAAAATCAAACGTATTGTAGTTTCCACCTATCAGGCTGTTTCCGGAACCGGGCAGAAAGCCATCAACGAGCTGGAAACACAGGTCAGCAGGCTCTTCAACGGAAAGGACATCGTTGCCAACGTTTATCCGCACCAGATCGCATTCAACTGCCTGCCGCAGATCGACGTATTCCTTGATAACGGCTACACCAAGGAAGAAATGAAGATGGTCAACGAAACCAAGAAAATCATGGGTGACGATTCCATCAAGGTTACCGCCACCACCGTTCGCGTACCGGTCTTCTACAGCCATTCGGAATCCGTCAACATCGAAACCGAAGAAAAAATCACCGTCGAAGAATGCCGCAATCTGCTGGCCAATTTCCCCGGTGTGACCGTGGTAGATTATCCTGAAAAGAACATGTATCCCATGGCCGTCGACTGCGCTGGTGAGGATGATGTTTTCGTAGGACGCATCCGCGAAGACGATACCATTGAAAACGGCCTCAACATGTGGATTGTTTCCGACAACATCCGCAAGGGTGCCGCTCTGAATACGGTTCAGATTGCCGAGACTCTCATTGAACGCAATCTTGTCCGCGTGGAATAA
- a CDS encoding glycosyltransferase family 4 protein, with the protein MKKIAIILPRFGRYGGVERFGYNLSAALARAGYKVDFICARAEEEPPAGVSVVSVGRYGFCRAGKLFWFVLAAERIRLKGGYDLCISLGKSLNQDILRVGGGPLNSFWRLSQRAWDAGFSRSFKMFRRRVSPVNILINYIEKRQVTSGCRIVCVSHRVRDWMVESHPQLSENLPEVVYNKPDLDLFKPLEPELRSAGRAEFSLTDSDILISTATTNFALKGVASLIRALADLPENYHLHVAGGRNPAKYIRLAESLGVAERVVFLGKVGDMPSFYGRSDIFVLPSFYDACSNSVLEALACGVSVISSRDNGSSFFLPEEQVIDDPADYRLLARMISETAGKNSANVFQWPDDVPCGLEPYLRIVEERLG; encoded by the coding sequence ATGAAAAAAATCGCCATAATACTTCCCCGTTTCGGCCGCTACGGCGGAGTTGAACGGTTCGGATACAATCTGAGCGCCGCACTTGCCAGGGCCGGTTACAAGGTTGATTTTATCTGTGCCAGAGCCGAGGAAGAACCTCCTGCGGGAGTTAGTGTGGTTTCCGTGGGGCGGTACGGTTTCTGCCGTGCCGGAAAACTGTTCTGGTTTGTCCTCGCTGCCGAACGGATACGCTTGAAGGGCGGTTACGATCTCTGCATAAGCCTCGGCAAATCCCTGAATCAGGACATACTGCGTGTCGGCGGGGGGCCGCTGAATTCTTTCTGGCGTCTTTCTCAGCGGGCCTGGGATGCCGGTTTTTCACGTTCCTTCAAGATGTTTCGCCGCCGGGTTTCGCCGGTGAACATTCTAATAAACTACATCGAAAAACGTCAGGTCACCTCCGGGTGCCGTATTGTCTGCGTTTCACACCGGGTGCGGGACTGGATGGTGGAATCACATCCGCAGCTTTCGGAAAATCTGCCGGAAGTTGTATACAACAAGCCTGATCTGGACCTCTTCAAGCCCCTTGAGCCCGAACTGCGCAGTGCCGGGCGAGCCGAATTTTCGCTTACGGACAGTGATATCCTCATTTCCACGGCCACGACCAATTTTGCGCTCAAGGGAGTTGCCTCGCTCATCAGGGCACTGGCGGATCTTCCGGAAAATTACCATCTGCATGTAGCCGGAGGACGCAATCCGGCGAAATACATTCGTCTTGCCGAAAGTCTCGGTGTTGCGGAAAGGGTGGTTTTTCTTGGGAAGGTTGGTGATATGCCTTCCTTTTACGGAAGATCGGATATTTTCGTGCTTCCGTCCTTTTATGATGCCTGTTCCAATTCCGTGTTGGAAGCACTGGCCTGCGGCGTGTCGGTCATAAGCTCGCGAGATAACGGGAGCAGTTTTTTTCTGCCAGAAGAACAGGTCATAGATGACCCTGCGGATTACCGCTTACTGGCTCGGATGATCAGCGAAACAGCCGGAAAGAACAGCGCAAACGTATTTCAGTGGCCGGATGATGTTCCGTGCGGGTTGGAGCCTTATCTCAGGATTGTTGAGGAGCGGTTGGGGTAG
- a CDS encoding phosphatase PAP2 family protein: protein MPFSTQPLDMQIFILANQVFRKHWMDIVMPLLSSAALLWVLISIAAAAGFYRKGAKFIVIILLAIAAMGLSDFSTNLIKKSIGRVRPLNSVALTYLKEDGRWQRRPLDFKQTKERGNSYPSAHAANTMALAVMLMLFFKTLRPWMLFLPLAVGYSRLYLGKHFPTDVMAGWAMGFCMAVSVWLIWKYLLSEKVSERFRP, encoded by the coding sequence ATGCCTTTCTCTACCCAACCGCTGGACATGCAGATTTTCATCCTTGCCAATCAGGTTTTCCGCAAACACTGGATGGATATCGTCATGCCTCTGCTTTCTTCCGCTGCTCTGCTCTGGGTGCTGATATCGATTGCTGCCGCTGCGGGGTTCTACAGGAAAGGAGCAAAATTCATTGTCATCATACTGCTGGCAATCGCCGCAATGGGACTGTCTGATTTTTCCACCAATCTAATAAAAAAAAGCATCGGCAGGGTCAGACCGCTTAACTCCGTGGCATTGACCTACCTTAAGGAAGACGGCAGATGGCAGCGCCGCCCGCTCGATTTCAAACAGACCAAAGAACGCGGCAACTCATACCCATCCGCCCATGCCGCAAACACCATGGCACTTGCCGTGATGCTCATGCTGTTCTTCAAGACACTCAGGCCGTGGATGCTTTTCCTTCCACTTGCCGTGGGGTATTCACGCCTTTATCTGGGCAAGCACTTCCCCACCGATGTTATGGCCGGATGGGCAATGGGATTCTGCATGGCTGTTTCTGTCTGGTTAATCTGGAAATATCTGCTCAGCGAAAAGGTTTCGGAACGATTCCGCCCGTGA